A window of the Mucilaginibacter sp. cycad4 genome harbors these coding sequences:
- a CDS encoding glycosyltransferase family 4 protein: MRYVLASYVYTKEFNQPQAWLKRINMYTGILDALAKSNEAISIEQINYEGELTQNGVNYHFRRYPKAALKYFPWDLHLYIKSLKPDVVIVHGLLFPLQVIQLRLILGRKVKIIVQNHAEKPFTGLKKLLQRAADQMVDANLFASHDMGMEWIAAGNLKSPGKIHEVMEVSSVFYSIDRLEAKSKTGAKGNPVFLWVGRLNENKDPLNVVRAFLKFAKSSSGAKLFMIYHTEDLLPKINQLLNSSPNKEAIELIGEVPHADLLYWYNSADFILSGSHYEGSGTAICEAMSCGCVPLVTDILSFRMITNNGECGILYKPGNEAALLEALMQTKQMDIAEKRRLSIEYYKRNLSFEAIAERIESIVQSL, translated from the coding sequence ATGAGATACGTTTTAGCCAGCTATGTGTACACCAAAGAGTTTAATCAGCCACAGGCCTGGTTAAAGCGCATTAACATGTATACCGGCATATTAGATGCCCTGGCTAAGAGCAACGAGGCGATCAGCATTGAACAAATCAATTACGAAGGTGAGCTAACACAAAACGGCGTTAATTACCATTTCAGAAGATACCCAAAAGCAGCGCTCAAATATTTTCCATGGGATTTGCACTTGTATATTAAAAGCCTGAAACCCGATGTGGTAATAGTTCATGGCTTGCTTTTCCCCCTGCAGGTTATCCAGCTGCGCCTTATACTTGGCCGCAAAGTAAAGATCATTGTACAAAATCATGCAGAAAAGCCTTTCACGGGTTTAAAAAAACTACTTCAGCGGGCAGCCGACCAGATGGTTGATGCCAACTTATTTGCATCGCATGATATGGGTATGGAATGGATTGCCGCCGGTAACCTGAAATCGCCGGGTAAAATACATGAAGTAATGGAAGTTTCCTCTGTTTTTTACTCTATAGACCGCCTGGAAGCCAAGTCCAAAACAGGCGCAAAAGGCAACCCGGTGTTTTTATGGGTAGGCCGTTTAAACGAAAATAAAGATCCTTTAAATGTGGTGAGAGCCTTTTTGAAATTCGCCAAAAGTTCGTCCGGGGCAAAACTCTTTATGATCTATCATACCGAAGATTTGCTGCCGAAGATCAACCAATTGTTAAACTCGTCTCCAAATAAAGAAGCGATTGAATTAATTGGCGAAGTGCCGCACGCCGATTTATTGTACTGGTACAACAGTGCTGATTTTATTCTCTCCGGCTCACATTATGAAGGCAGCGGCACCGCCATTTGCGAAGCTATGTCATGCGGATGCGTGCCGCTGGTTACAGATATCCTTTCGTTCAGGATGATCACTAACAATGGGGAATGTGGTATATTGTATAAACCGGGAAATGAAGCTGCGTTGCTTGAAGCTCTCATGCAAACAAAACAAATGGATATTGCAGAAAAACGGAGATTATCCATCGAATATTATAAGCGAAACTTATCATTTGAGGCTATTGCAGAGAGGATTGAGAGCATAGTGCAAAGCCTTTAA